A genome region from Acinetobacter lwoffii includes the following:
- a CDS encoding RrF2 family transcriptional regulator: MQLNKFTDYALRILMYVAQPRDLPYTIAELAERLQVSQNHAMKIVHFMAKQEWLITIRGKGGGIRLNPASLNLQLGQIVRILQRDNNVVECNSPPCVLRPTCGLKGILDDAVEQFYSSLDHYVLKDVITPRNARFSTNSPISLINL; the protein is encoded by the coding sequence ATGCAACTCAATAAATTCACTGACTATGCGCTTCGGATTCTGATGTATGTCGCACAGCCACGTGATCTCCCCTATACCATTGCAGAACTTGCCGAGCGATTACAGGTTTCACAAAATCATGCCATGAAAATCGTGCATTTTATGGCGAAACAGGAGTGGCTGATTACCATACGTGGTAAAGGTGGCGGCATACGTTTAAATCCGGCCAGCCTGAACCTCCAGCTGGGACAGATTGTGCGGATCCTGCAACGCGACAACAATGTAGTGGAATGCAATAGCCCACCCTGCGTATTACGTCCGACCTGTGGCTTAAAAGGCATTTTAGATGATGCCGTGGAACAGTTTTATAGCAGTCTGGATCACTATGTACTTAAAGATGTGATTACGCCACGAAATGCGCGTTTCAGCACAAATTCTCCGATCAGCCTGATTAATCTTTAA
- a CDS encoding dicarboxylate/amino acid:cation symporter: MSLNTQILIAAVLGVLFGFLLTIFPQTSFFDVSLYGIGIVSSIFIGLLKMLLVPLIFSSIVVGVSNLQAGGQLSRTWKITLMCCVTTTTLALILGLACAHLFNVGKGVDVLMFQDAMAQHQTPDTLTPSSFFTNFIQNTLINPFKAFADGNVLAVVVFALFVGVALVAGGDKFRTVRKLSHQFFEIMMLMIGWVMKLAPLGIFALLAKLIATEDVSVLSRLAEFAAVVTGTTIFHGIVVLPLLLWIFGKMDPVTFFKGTRAALITAFATSSSSATMPLSMKCAQENLGVRPHTAGFVIPLGTQLNMDGTALYEAAAALFIANLMGLDLSLGQQLVVCATAMIASLGAPGIPSAGMVTMIMVLQSVGLPAEAIAILLPIDRLLDTVRTVVNVQGDMMISVVVDRHTREPDLQATDS, encoded by the coding sequence ATGAGCTTAAATACGCAAATTCTAATTGCCGCCGTATTGGGGGTGCTGTTTGGATTTCTATTGACGATATTTCCGCAGACCTCATTTTTTGATGTCAGCTTATATGGCATCGGTATCGTCAGCAGCATTTTTATTGGCTTGTTAAAAATGCTGTTAGTGCCGCTGATTTTTAGCTCGATCGTGGTCGGCGTATCCAATCTGCAGGCGGGTGGGCAGCTAAGCCGCACCTGGAAAATCACCCTGATGTGCTGTGTGACCACCACTACCTTAGCACTCATTTTGGGGCTGGCGTGTGCGCATTTGTTTAATGTCGGTAAGGGTGTTGATGTGCTGATGTTCCAGGATGCTATGGCGCAACATCAAACACCGGATACGCTTACGCCATCTTCTTTCTTTACCAACTTTATTCAGAATACCCTGATCAATCCGTTTAAAGCATTTGCCGATGGGAATGTCTTGGCGGTGGTAGTCTTTGCCTTATTTGTGGGTGTAGCACTAGTCGCAGGTGGAGATAAATTCCGTACTGTGCGCAAGCTGAGTCACCAGTTTTTTGAAATCATGATGTTGATGATTGGCTGGGTGATGAAACTGGCACCGCTCGGTATTTTTGCCTTATTGGCTAAATTAATTGCCACTGAAGATGTTTCAGTTCTCAGTCGTCTGGCTGAATTCGCTGCGGTAGTCACCGGTACGACGATTTTTCATGGCATCGTGGTTTTGCCTTTATTGCTGTGGATTTTCGGCAAGATGGATCCGGTCACGTTCTTTAAAGGCACACGTGCTGCCTTGATTACTGCCTTTGCCACCAGTTCCAGTTCGGCCACCATGCCCTTGTCGATGAAATGCGCGCAGGAAAATTTAGGGGTACGTCCACATACTGCAGGCTTTGTGATTCCACTTGGTACACAGTTGAATATGGATGGTACGGCGCTGTATGAAGCAGCTGCAGCTCTGTTTATTGCCAATTTAATGGGGCTGGATCTGAGTCTGGGGCAGCAACTGGTGGTCTGTGCAACTGCGATGATTGCATCCTTAGGTGCACCGGGAATTCCGAGTGCCGGTATGGTGACCATGATTATGGTCTTGCAATCGGTTGGTTTACCTGCCGAGGCGATTGCCATTCTTTTACCGATCGACCGTTTACTGGATACCGTACGTACAGTGGTGAATGTTCAAGGGGATATGATGATCAGTGTGGTGGTGGACCGGCATACGCGTGAACCCGATCTTCAAGCTACAGATAGCTAA
- a CDS encoding acyl-CoA thioesterase yields MNALTQELVELLSLEKLEENIFRGISRNLVGKRVFGGQVLGQALRAASYTTDRPAHSLHAYFLFGGDVNAPIIYEVDRIRDGKSFVSRQVRAIQHGRTIFMCMVSFAHQEEGLNYQISEPEYPPAESLKNEAELIKQIIEFIPENVRASFTRDRHVEIRPVNPQNPFQPQPEAPSYAHYIRTHDRIAAEVDQISLHQAIAAFYSDFTLMTTALRPHGLSYISPSLQCASIDHAMYFHKPFRADEWMLYDMDATQSASSRGLNFGRMWQNGELVCSTSQEGLIRLREIETQ; encoded by the coding sequence ATGAATGCCTTAACACAGGAACTGGTCGAGCTGCTCAGCTTAGAAAAGTTAGAAGAAAACATTTTCCGGGGAATCAGCCGGAATCTGGTGGGCAAGCGCGTGTTCGGTGGGCAGGTTTTAGGGCAGGCACTACGCGCCGCGTCTTATACCACAGACCGTCCAGCACATTCATTACATGCCTATTTTTTGTTTGGCGGGGATGTCAATGCACCGATTATTTATGAAGTGGATCGTATCCGTGACGGCAAGAGCTTTGTCAGCCGTCAGGTGCGCGCTATTCAGCATGGCCGTACCATTTTCATGTGTATGGTGTCTTTCGCGCATCAGGAAGAAGGGCTAAATTACCAGATTTCAGAGCCTGAATATCCACCGGCAGAAAGCCTGAAAAATGAAGCGGAACTGATCAAACAGATTATTGAGTTTATTCCGGAAAATGTCCGTGCATCTTTCACTCGTGATCGTCATGTGGAAATTCGTCCGGTCAATCCGCAAAATCCATTCCAGCCTCAACCTGAAGCACCGTCTTATGCGCACTATATCCGTACGCATGACCGTATTGCTGCAGAAGTCGATCAGATCTCCTTGCATCAGGCTATTGCTGCTTTCTATTCTGATTTTACCTTGATGACCACAGCGCTTCGTCCACATGGTCTGAGCTATATCTCGCCAAGTTTGCAATGTGCCAGTATTGACCATGCCATGTACTTCCATAAACCGTTCCGTGCGGATGAGTGGATGCTTTACGATATGGATGCCACCCAAAGCGCCAGTTCGCGCGGCCTGAATTTTGGCCGGATGTGGCAGAACGGCGAGCTGGTCTGCAGTACCTCTCAGGAAGGCCTGATCCGCTTACGTGAAATCGAAACGCAGTAA
- the plsB gene encoding glycerol-3-phosphate 1-O-acyltransferase PlsB: MSKNGFGQMYRKLSSKLLDLVVTPHVLGEVPSEVTAPESDQTTAESQKLVCYVLQNHSRSNALVVDAETRRLKLPAALDPMQLGNNKEKASVLFLQHHDENNLLSSPPHAFPPRLLRLIEILEQHPELDVELVPVTVLWGREPEKEDSWFKLLFTDTWSTPSRVKQLVNIGLHGRQSYLEFHEPQSLRTLINFAKETHPNSAPATYIVSTLNDYLDGQREVILGPDLSDRRNVMHGLIKSPDVQAAIRNDSIRSKISMLESERRAIGYLNEIVSDYSHSTVRFADKALTRLWTQLYDGVEVHNFSTVRELAKDYEIVYTPCHRSHIDYLLLSYVIYRRGLMVPYIAAGDNLNMPFVGQILRGGGAFFIRRTFRGNALYTTVFKEYLYSVLSRNTPLEYFIEGGRSRTGRLLPPKTGMLAMTVHGHLRGKSKPIVFLPTYIGYERLMEGGTYVGEMSGKPKEAESIFGILKTLRKIERIFGKVHLNFGNPVFLDDILKQHGAEHIKIEKNDDPIPQAVSDAVNSSAQAILENINSAVVINPVSLLSLILLATPKHTLDEEICIKQLDTYRTLLTALPYDERMQVTPLSGKEIIAYAMKLKLIKRVKHVLGDIIAIEDNQAVLLTYFRNNIVHTFILPSLIAALTEHNGTIRRHDVINISSTLYPFLKAELFLKWHEDEIQNQVNAHIDSLIALKLITQDGENLIAPAPNTEAHHQLEVLAAPVTQSLERYYMTLALITQRGSGNISTRQVEELSYLVGQRLSVLYEFNSPEFFDKALFQSFIKVLTQKGYLCTNEDNAIVFDEQLTNVAQYADLVLDEVKLQMLHHITDFTDEELKEALDAVAAEQAKKRAKRKKK, translated from the coding sequence ATGTCCAAGAATGGCTTTGGTCAAATGTATCGCAAGCTTTCAAGTAAGTTACTTGATCTTGTGGTTACCCCTCATGTTCTTGGGGAAGTACCAAGTGAAGTGACAGCACCTGAATCTGATCAGACTACAGCAGAATCGCAAAAGCTGGTCTGCTACGTTTTACAGAACCATTCACGTAGTAATGCGCTCGTGGTCGATGCAGAAACACGCCGCTTAAAATTACCGGCTGCACTTGATCCAATGCAACTCGGAAACAACAAGGAAAAAGCATCGGTACTGTTTTTACAGCATCATGATGAAAATAATTTGCTGAGCTCACCACCGCATGCTTTCCCGCCGCGCCTGTTACGCCTGATTGAAATTCTGGAACAGCATCCTGAGCTGGATGTCGAACTGGTACCGGTAACAGTACTTTGGGGACGTGAACCGGAGAAAGAAGATTCTTGGTTTAAACTGCTATTTACCGATACCTGGTCTACACCAAGCCGGGTCAAGCAACTGGTCAATATCGGCCTGCATGGTCGCCAGTCTTATTTAGAGTTTCATGAACCGCAGTCTTTACGCACCTTGATTAACTTTGCCAAAGAGACGCATCCAAATTCAGCGCCGGCCACCTATATTGTCAGCACTTTAAATGATTACCTGGATGGTCAGCGTGAAGTCATTCTCGGGCCGGATCTGTCCGACCGCCGTAATGTCATGCATGGCCTGATCAAGTCACCCGATGTACAGGCAGCGATTCGCAATGACAGTATTCGTAGCAAAATCTCGATGCTGGAATCTGAACGTCGTGCGATTGGTTATCTGAACGAAATCGTTTCCGATTATTCTCATTCTACCGTACGTTTTGCCGACAAGGCCCTGACCCGCTTATGGACCCAGCTTTATGACGGCGTAGAAGTCCATAATTTCAGTACCGTGCGTGAATTGGCCAAGGATTATGAAATTGTCTATACCCCATGTCACCGCAGTCACATTGACTATTTATTATTGTCTTATGTGATCTATCGCCGTGGCTTGATGGTGCCGTATATTGCTGCGGGCGATAACCTCAATATGCCTTTTGTCGGTCAGATTTTACGTGGTGGTGGCGCTTTCTTTATTCGCCGTACTTTCCGCGGCAATGCCCTGTATACCACGGTGTTCAAAGAATATCTGTATAGCGTCCTGTCACGTAATACCCCGCTGGAATACTTTATTGAAGGCGGCCGTTCACGCACCGGTCGTTTGCTTCCGCCAAAAACCGGGATGCTGGCGATGACCGTACATGGTCATTTACGTGGCAAATCTAAACCGATTGTGTTTTTGCCAACCTATATTGGCTATGAACGCCTGATGGAGGGTGGCACTTATGTCGGTGAAATGAGTGGCAAGCCAAAAGAAGCTGAGTCTATTTTTGGTATTTTGAAAACCCTGCGCAAGATTGAACGCATTTTTGGCAAGGTGCACCTGAACTTCGGTAACCCAGTGTTTCTGGATGATATTCTGAAACAGCATGGCGCAGAACATATCAAGATCGAAAAGAATGATGATCCGATTCCACAAGCCGTTTCTGATGCAGTGAATAGCTCGGCACAGGCCATTCTGGAAAATATCAACAGTGCGGTCGTGATCAATCCGGTATCATTATTATCTTTAATCTTACTGGCTACACCAAAACATACGCTGGATGAAGAAATCTGTATCAAACAGCTGGATACCTATCGCACCTTGCTCACCGCCCTGCCTTATGATGAACGCATGCAGGTTACACCGCTGTCAGGCAAAGAAATAATTGCCTATGCAATGAAGCTGAAACTGATCAAACGGGTGAAGCATGTACTGGGAGATATTATTGCGATTGAGGATAATCAGGCGGTTCTGCTAACTTACTTCCGTAATAATATTGTGCATACTTTTATATTGCCATCCCTGATTGCAGCCCTGACTGAACATAACGGCACCATCCGCCGTCATGATGTGATCAATATCAGCAGCACCCTATATCCGTTCCTCAAAGCTGAGCTATTTTTAAAATGGCATGAAGATGAGATTCAAAATCAGGTCAATGCCCATATTGATAGCTTAATTGCCTTGAAACTGATCACGCAAGATGGCGAAAACCTGATTGCACCTGCACCGAATACGGAAGCGCATCATCAGCTCGAAGTTCTGGCTGCACCCGTGACTCAAAGTCTGGAACGTTATTACATGACTTTGGCACTGATTACCCAGCGTGGTTCTGGCAATATCTCGACCCGTCAGGTCGAAGAGCTGAGTTATCTGGTGGGACAGCGCCTGTCTGTGCTATATGAGTTCAACTCACCTGAGTTCTTCGACAAAGCCCTATTCCAGAGCTTTATTAAAGTCTTAACCCAAAAAGGTTATCTGTGTACCAATGAAGACAATGCGATTGTCTTTGATGAGCAGCTAACCAATGTGGCTCAATATGCAGATTTGGTACTGGATGAAGTGAAGCTACAAATGCTGCACCACATCACCGACTTTACGGATGAAGAACTGAAAGAAGCTTTGGATGCAGTTGCGGCTGAACAAGCCAAGAAACGCGCGAAGCGGAAGAAGAAGTAA
- a CDS encoding NAD-dependent epimerase/dehydratase family protein gives MHILFTGYGKTSRRVAKQLFEQGHQISTISQSPKTDSFATHLIQDVHKLDLTAVTPIDWVYVLLSPKQSTVEGYQQTYLDSVQPIVAALKQHPVKQIVVVSSTRVYGQNSGEIVDDETEIHPNDAQSKILQQMEQAYFTAYPEKCTIIRPSGIYGASVERLQKMAASMLRYPNLHWSNRIHIEDLSRFLSHMIHVEHPESSYIVTDNQPKLLHEILQWFQQQLGLPLLQVESEQVTGKKLYATRMQKMGFELEHPDCYEDYLELMEK, from the coding sequence ATGCATATTTTATTTACCGGTTATGGTAAAACATCCCGACGTGTGGCTAAACAACTATTTGAGCAAGGTCATCAAATTAGCACAATTAGCCAGAGTCCCAAAACAGATTCATTCGCAACTCATCTGATTCAGGATGTGCATAAACTGGATTTAACAGCAGTTACACCGATTGACTGGGTCTATGTATTACTTAGTCCAAAACAAAGTACGGTTGAAGGCTATCAGCAAACCTATCTGGATTCTGTTCAGCCTATTGTGGCTGCCTTGAAACAGCATCCGGTGAAACAGATTGTGGTGGTGTCATCCACCCGGGTCTATGGGCAAAATTCCGGTGAAATCGTAGATGACGAAACTGAAATTCACCCGAATGATGCTCAGAGCAAAATCTTGCAGCAGATGGAGCAGGCTTATTTCACTGCTTATCCTGAGAAATGTACCATCATTCGTCCAAGTGGGATTTATGGAGCATCGGTAGAACGCCTACAAAAAATGGCCGCCTCGATGTTGAGATATCCGAATCTGCACTGGTCCAACCGGATTCATATTGAAGATTTATCACGTTTCTTGTCACATATGATTCACGTGGAACATCCGGAATCTTCTTATATTGTGACCGATAACCAGCCAAAATTATTGCATGAAATATTGCAATGGTTCCAACAGCAGCTGGGACTTCCTTTGTTGCAAGTAGAAAGTGAGCAGGTGACAGGTAAGAAACTTTATGCGACTCGAATGCAGAAAATGGGATTTGAGTTAGAGCATCCAGATTGTTATGAGGATTATTTGGAGTTGATGGAAAAATAA